One Paenibacillus sp. FSL W8-0186 genomic window carries:
- a CDS encoding endo-1,4-beta-xylanase, translating to MGKMIKQGISILLAVILLIPLGWLPSEANAAAPSATNDAVEVYHETFASGQGVATQSGGAQLAPVTGKVFDGNDDGAALYVSNRTNDYDAVDFKFADIHLVNGKTYTVTASVYVDANESIPSGAQAVLLTVNSYGNWTGVNYEAGKAVSLTREFTVDTSMDTALRIQSNDVGASVPFYIGDILITEKADSGGGNPEPPRPPAKEFTTITFEDGTTGGFEGRAGTETLTVTEEANHTEGGSRALKVEGRTSTWHGPSLRVEEYVDKGSEYKISAWVKLIDPASSQLQLSTQIGNGGSANYVALAPKTINASDGWVQFEGTYRYNSVGDEYLTIYVESSNNAAASFYIDDISFEKTSAGPIDIQKDLLPIKDAYQSDFLIGSAISAEDLDGVRLELLKMHHNVATAGNAMKPDALQPTEGDFTFDAADAMVDKILAEGMQMHGHVLVWHQQSPAWMNTTTDAAGNTVPLSRDEALANLRAHIRTVVEHFGDRVISWDVVNEAMNDNPPNPSDWKEALRKAPWYQAIGPDYIEQAFLAAREVLDEKGWDIKLYYNDYNDDNQNKAEAIYSMVKEINENYAKTHPGKLLIDGVGMQGHYSVNTNPANVKLSLEKFISLGVEVSVTELDIQAGSNYQLSEQLANAQGYLYAELFKIYKEHADHIARVTFWGLDDATSWRASSNPLLFDKNLQAKPAYYGVINPDKFIEEHQPETGNANQSTAKFATPVIDGTIDAVWNDTPGMPINQYQMAWQGANGVAKALWDDKNLYVLVQVSDSQLDKSSANVWEHDSVEVFLDENNAKTSFYQDDDGQYRINFANETSFNPPSLAEGFESAVHVSGSNYTVEMKIPFKTITPANNMKVGFDAQINDAKDGARQSVATWNDTTGNGYQDTSVYGVLSLIGKPAAPGGSSKGGSGSSSGSTNSGSGSAPQEGTVESKDGVVTIKPEVKVDNGHATATISKDTLSKALEQATPAANGKKQIVIDVAEQTEAASYEVQLPAQSLKGQEAFQLLLKTDQATLQIPSGLLSNAAVDADQVSVRVGAASTEGWSAATRERVGSRPAIDLSITAGDNVIAWNNPDAPITVAIPYTPSAEELNHPEQIVVLYIDGNGNATAIPNGRYDAAAGTVVFQTDHFGSYAVAFSSMSFGDLHNVPWAKRAIDALAARDIIQGTDDSSFSPEAAINRADFLALLIRTLELKGTGRSEAAFSDVPSTAYYSHELAIARELGIAAGFADNTFRPDTEISRQDMMALAARALAAAGKLSEGTAALDAYTDADSVADYAKDSIAALVKSGIVAGKNDKLAPHDSLNRAEAAAILYRIWKL from the coding sequence GCGGTGCCCAGGCTGTTCTTCTAACTGTGAATAGCTATGGGAACTGGACCGGCGTTAACTATGAAGCTGGCAAAGCTGTTTCTTTGACCAGAGAGTTTACCGTCGATACCAGCATGGATACGGCTCTGCGCATTCAATCCAATGATGTAGGAGCCTCCGTTCCCTTCTACATCGGGGACATCCTGATCACCGAGAAGGCCGATTCCGGCGGCGGCAATCCTGAACCGCCTAGACCGCCAGCGAAGGAGTTCACCACCATCACCTTCGAGGACGGAACGACCGGCGGATTTGAGGGTCGTGCAGGCACAGAAACGCTGACCGTCACCGAAGAAGCCAATCATACCGAAGGCGGCTCCCGCGCTTTGAAGGTAGAAGGCAGAACATCGACTTGGCATGGCCCGTCGTTGCGCGTCGAGGAATACGTCGACAAGGGCAGCGAATACAAGATTTCCGCTTGGGTCAAGCTGATCGACCCTGCAAGCTCACAGCTTCAGCTGTCCACGCAAATCGGCAACGGCGGCAGCGCGAATTATGTCGCACTCGCCCCTAAAACAATCAATGCCAGCGACGGCTGGGTCCAGTTTGAGGGAACCTACCGTTATAACAGCGTCGGCGATGAATACTTAACGATCTACGTGGAGAGCTCCAATAACGCCGCGGCCTCCTTCTATATTGACGATATCAGCTTCGAGAAAACAAGCGCCGGACCGATCGATATCCAGAAGGACCTGCTTCCGATCAAAGACGCTTATCAATCTGACTTCCTGATCGGCAGCGCCATATCCGCAGAGGATCTCGACGGCGTTCGGCTTGAGCTGCTGAAGATGCATCACAACGTGGCCACGGCGGGCAACGCCATGAAGCCGGATGCGCTGCAGCCAACCGAAGGGGACTTTACCTTTGATGCCGCCGATGCGATGGTGGATAAAATTCTAGCCGAGGGAATGCAGATGCACGGACACGTGCTGGTCTGGCATCAGCAATCGCCGGCATGGATGAATACGACGACGGATGCAGCAGGCAATACGGTTCCCCTGAGCCGGGATGAGGCGCTTGCGAACTTAAGAGCCCACATCCGGACGGTCGTTGAGCATTTCGGCGACAGAGTCATTTCCTGGGACGTCGTCAATGAAGCGATGAACGATAATCCGCCTAATCCGTCCGACTGGAAAGAGGCGCTGCGCAAGGCTCCATGGTATCAGGCCATCGGTCCGGACTATATCGAGCAGGCGTTCCTCGCCGCCCGGGAAGTGCTGGACGAGAAGGGCTGGGATATCAAGCTGTACTACAATGATTACAACGATGATAACCAGAACAAAGCCGAGGCCATCTACAGCATGGTCAAAGAAATCAATGAGAATTACGCCAAGACACACCCAGGCAAGCTGCTGATCGACGGCGTCGGCATGCAGGGGCATTATTCGGTGAACACGAACCCGGCCAACGTCAAGCTGTCCTTGGAGAAGTTCATTTCCTTAGGCGTGGAAGTGAGCGTCACCGAGCTGGACATTCAAGCCGGCAGCAACTATCAGCTCTCCGAGCAACTTGCCAATGCGCAAGGCTATTTATACGCAGAGCTGTTCAAAATCTACAAGGAGCACGCCGATCATATCGCCCGCGTTACGTTCTGGGGCCTCGATGATGCCACAAGCTGGAGAGCTTCAAGCAATCCATTGCTATTTGATAAAAATCTCCAGGCCAAACCGGCTTATTACGGTGTCATTAACCCGGATAAATTCATCGAGGAGCATCAGCCTGAGACAGGCAATGCCAACCAGTCCACGGCCAAATTTGCCACTCCGGTCATTGACGGAACGATTGACGCCGTATGGAATGACACCCCGGGCATGCCAATTAACCAGTATCAGATGGCTTGGCAGGGAGCAAACGGAGTTGCCAAGGCGCTGTGGGATGACAAGAACCTGTACGTTTTGGTCCAGGTAAGCGACTCCCAGCTCGACAAATCCAGCGCTAACGTATGGGAGCATGATTCCGTCGAAGTCTTCCTGGACGAGAATAATGCCAAAACCTCGTTCTATCAAGATGACGACGGGCAGTATAGAATCAATTTTGCTAACGAGACTTCGTTTAATCCGCCAAGCCTCGCTGAAGGCTTCGAATCGGCTGTCCATGTTTCCGGTTCGAACTACACGGTGGAAATGAAGATTCCGTTCAAAACGATTACACCGGCCAACAATATGAAAGTAGGCTTCGACGCCCAAATCAATGACGCCAAAGACGGCGCCCGCCAAAGCGTAGCCACGTGGAACGACACAACCGGCAACGGATACCAGGATACTTCCGTGTACGGCGTGCTGTCTCTCATCGGCAAGCCAGCTGCCCCAGGCGGAAGCAGCAAGGGCGGAAGCGGTAGCAGCAGCGGTAGCACCAATAGCGGCAGCGGATCTGCCCCTCAAGAAGGAACTGTGGAGAGCAAAGACGGTGTAGTCACAATTAAACCGGAAGTCAAAGTCGATAACGGGCATGCAACGGCTACGATTTCTAAAGACACCCTGAGCAAAGCTCTCGAACAAGCCACTCCTGCCGCAAATGGCAAGAAACAAATCGTCATTGACGTGGCGGAACAGACAGAGGCAGCGTCCTATGAGGTGCAGCTGCCAGCGCAGAGCCTGAAGGGGCAGGAAGCCTTCCAGCTATTATTGAAGACGGATCAAGCGACATTGCAAATTCCGAGCGGACTGCTGTCCAACGCGGCCGTAGACGCTGATCAAGTATCTGTCCGCGTAGGCGCAGCCTCAACTGAGGGCTGGAGTGCGGCTACCCGGGAGCGGGTCGGCAGCCGCCCGGCGATCGACCTGAGCATCACGGCAGGTGATAATGTCATCGCCTGGAATAACCCTGATGCCCCAATCACGGTAGCCATTCCTTACACGCCGTCCGCAGAAGAGCTGAACCATCCGGAACAGATCGTTGTTCTGTATATTGACGGCAACGGCAACGCGACAGCCATTCCGAACGGAAGATATGATGCAGCAGCGGGAACGGTTGTTTTCCAAACTGATCATTTCGGTTCCTATGCTGTAGCCTTCTCATCGATGAGCTTTGGAGATCTGCACAATGTCCCTTGGGCCAAACGAGCCATCGATGCGCTGGCGGCTCGCGATATCATCCAAGGAACAGATGACAGCAGCTTCTCTCCTGAAGCAGCTATCAACAGAGCGGACTTTCTGGCGCTTCTGATCAGAACCCTGGAGCTGAAAGGCACGGGCCGCAGTGAGGCCGCCTTCAGCGATGTCCCATCCACGGCTTACTACAGCCATGAATTGGCCATTGCCAGGGAGCTCGGTATCGCCGCCGGGTTTGCGGACAATACCTTCAGACCTGACACCGAGATCTCCCGCCAGGATATGATGGCGCTGGCAGCACGCGCACTTGCAGCCGCTGGCAAGCTATCCGAAGGCACCGCAGCCCTGGACGCTTATACGGATGCAGACAGCGTTGCCGACTATGCCAAAGACAGCATCGCAGCTCTGGTGAAGAGCGGCATCGTCGCCGGCAAGAACGACAAGCTGGCGCCGCATGATTCGCTCAACCGCGCTGAGGCAGCGGCCATCCTGTACCGCATTTGGAAGCTGTAG